The region GGCGAGGCGCTCACGCTGCCCGCAAAACTTGCGGAGGGCTATCACACGTTCACGCTTACCCGTGATGACAGCCGCTGGCACTGTCGGCTTATCGTCGCGCCAAAGCGCTGCTATGAGCCTCAGGCGCTGCGCGACGGCAAAAAACTCTGGGGCGCGTGCGTACAGCTTTATACGCTGCGCTCGGAGAACAACTGGGGCATCGGCGATTTTGGCGATCTGAAGGCGATGCTGAATGAAGTGGGCGCACGCGGCGGCGCGTTTATCGGCTTAAACCCCATTCACGCGCTCTATCCAGCGAACCCGGAAAGCGCGAGCCCGTATAGTCCATCCTCGCGCCGCTGGCTCAACGTGATTTATATCGACGTTAACGCGGTGGAGGATTTCCACCTGAGCGATGAGGCGCAGGCCTGGTGGCGGCTCGACGCGACGCAAAAGGCGCTGAGCGCCGCGCGGGACTCACAGTGGGTTGATTACACCAGCGTCACGACGCTGAAGCTTACGGCGCTGCGGATGGCCTGGAAGCGCTTTTCCACGCGCGGCCCGGACGACGACGCCGTCGTGACGTTTCGTGATTTCGTGGCGCGCGCGGGCGAAGGGCTTTACTGGCAAGCGGCGTTCGATGCTATTCACGCCTGGCAGGCGCAGGAAGATCCGATGCGCTGGGGCTGGCCAGCCTGGCCGAAGGCGTATCAGAACACCAGCAGCCCGGACGTGCAGGCGTTTTGCAAAAAACGCGCAGATGACGTCGATTTTTATCTCTGGCTGCAATGGCTCGCGTATGAGCAGTTCGCCCGCTGCTGGGAGACCAGTCAGTCGCATGCTATGCCGATTGGGCTGTACCGCGATCTGGCGGTCGGCGTGGCGGAAGGCGGCGCGGAAACCTGGTGTGATCGCGAGCTTTATTGCCTGAAGGCGTCAGTCGGCGCGCCGCCGGATATACTCGGGCCGCTTGGCCAGAACTGGGGCCTGCCGCCAATGGATCCGCACGTGATACAGGCGCGCGCTTACGAGCCGTTTATCGAACTGCTGCGCGCCAACATGACGCACTGCGGCGCGCTGCGTATCGACCATGTGATGTCGCTGTTGCGCCTGTGGTGGATCCCTTACGGCGAAACCGCGGATAAAGGCGCATACGTGCAATATCCGGTCGACGATCTGCTGGCGATCCTCGCGCTGGAAAGCCAGCGCCACCGCTGCATGGTGATCGGCGAAGATCTGGGTACTGTGCCGGCGGAGATTGTCGGCAAGCTGCGTGACAGCGGCGTTTACTCCTATAAAGTGCTCTACTTCGAAAACGAAGGCGGCAGCCGCTTTCGCGCGCCGAA is a window of Cronobacter muytjensii ATCC 51329 DNA encoding:
- the malQ gene encoding 4-alpha-glucanotransferase; protein product: MESKRLDSSALAAGISPNYINAHGKPQAIGAETKRRLLDAMNPDAAPKATAKSPLPPVLVVAKSRRMQLTPQGRGEYQWLLTSETGAQFNGVARGGEALTLPAKLAEGYHTFTLTRDDSRWHCRLIVAPKRCYEPQALRDGKKLWGACVQLYTLRSENNWGIGDFGDLKAMLNEVGARGGAFIGLNPIHALYPANPESASPYSPSSRRWLNVIYIDVNAVEDFHLSDEAQAWWRLDATQKALSAARDSQWVDYTSVTTLKLTALRMAWKRFSTRGPDDDAVVTFRDFVARAGEGLYWQAAFDAIHAWQAQEDPMRWGWPAWPKAYQNTSSPDVQAFCKKRADDVDFYLWLQWLAYEQFARCWETSQSHAMPIGLYRDLAVGVAEGGAETWCDRELYCLKASVGAPPDILGPLGQNWGLPPMDPHVIQARAYEPFIELLRANMTHCGALRIDHVMSLLRLWWIPYGETADKGAYVQYPVDDLLAILALESQRHRCMVIGEDLGTVPAEIVGKLRDSGVYSYKVLYFENEGGSRFRAPKRWTTQAMAVATTHDLPTLRGYWESGDLTLGKKLGLYPDEEVLQGLYADRERAKQGLLESLHQHGCLPKRAGHHAARMKMGATLNRALQRYIADSNSALLGLQPEDWLDMAQPVNIPGTSDQYQNWRRKLTVGLEAMFADPTVNRLISDLDKRRRAASAAKRK